DNA from Coriobacteriaceae bacterium:
TCGGCCTCGCCCGAACCAGCGGCAACGGCGACAAAGCCCAACGCCTTGGCGGGCTCGGCGGCCTTCTCCTGGTCCTCATGAATCTTGGCGGTACGGTCGTGGGCCTCCATCTCCATGTTGTGAATAAAGACCTCGTAGATCTGACCGAGCTGCAGCATGTGCTCGAGCACCAGGTTGGGGGTGTTGGAGTGCACGTGGATCTTGTAGTCGGGGTAGGCACCCACGAGCAGCTCGCAGTCGCCCATGGAGCCCAGGAACTTAAGGCACTCGTCCTCGTCAAACGGGGCGTCGGCCTTAAAGAGAAACTCGTTGCAGTAGCGGAACTCCGAGCCCTCCCAGTCGTCGTTGGCCTCGATCTCAACGCGACCAAGGGCCGCGTCGCGGGCAGAGCCGGCAGAATCAAACGTGGCGGAGAAATCCTCGACAACGGTGCTGCGGCCAAGCGCGGCGGCAACAAAGTTCTCCAGGAAGATGGCAAAGCCAAAGGCGCCGGAGTCGACCACGCCGTTCTCCTTCAGAACGGGCAGCAGGTCGGGCGTGCGAGCGACGGACTGGTAGGCCTCGACGACGATGGCGTCGAGCGCGTCCTCGGCCGAGAACTTCTTCTTTTCGCACTCGTCGGCCTTGGTCGAGACATCGCGCAGCACCGTGAGGATCGTGCCCTCGATGGGCTTGCGGACGGCCTGGAAGGCGACCTTGACGGCGCGACGGAAGGCGAAGGCGATGTTGGCGGACGTGATAGGCTCATCGGCAGAAACGAGACCCTCGGCCACACCGCGCAGGATCTGCGAGGTGATGACGCCGGAGTTGCCGCGGGCACCCATCAGGGAGCCGTGGGTGATGGCGCCGGCAATGGCCTCCATATCGGCATCGGCGGGAAGGGCGGAAAGCTCCTTGGTCACCGAGGCGAGCGTGAGCGACATGTTGGTGCCGGTGTCGCCGTCGGGTACGGGGAAGACGTTGAGCTTGTTGATCTCCTCGGCCTTGTCGGAAACGGCAGCCGCAGCGATCGGAAAACAGGTGCGAATGGTCTTTGCAATCATGGGTATTTGAATCTCCGTTTTCGGATGCTAGTTCAGACGGCTCTTGAGCGCGTCGATGTGGATGCCGATCTTAAGGCTGGCGGGATCGATCTGGGCGATTTCCTGCAGGGTGAAGGCAACGGAGCTCGAAAGATTGTGGCAGACGGACTTCATGTTGACGCCGTTCTCGAGCACGACGTGAAGATCGACCGTAAGGCCGTTCTCGTCGGCGGAGACAAGCACGCCCTTGCGGAGGCGCTGACCGGCAAGCAGGCGCACGCTCTCGGCGCCCTGGAGCTGTTCGGCCATACCGACGACGCCATAGCACGTCATCGCGGCATAACCGGCAATATCGGCAATAACGTCGTTCGAGACGCTCAGGCTGCCGTTAATGGTCTCAGACACAAGAATCTCCTTATCTGGTGCTCACGGCACCATCTCGTGGGAGCAATCATTGCATTATTCTACAACGAGCGCGCCATGTTGAGGTGGTGGGTCACGGGATTACATCCTCGACACGAAATGTTGATACGGTAACGTTCGCGCCAGGCGATCGCGGCATGAAAAAACCCGCCGCATAAGCGACGGGTTTTACAACCTGGCTCCCCGGGTAGGACTCGAACCTACAACAGCGCGGTTAACAGCCGCGTGCTCTACCATTGAGCTACCGAGGAATTTAAAAGCCCAGCAGAATGGGCTGAGAAATTCTGGCTCCCCGGGTAGGACTCGAACCTACAACAGCGCGGTTAACAGCCGCGTGCTCTACCATTGAGCTACCGAGGAATAGGTGCGTGCTCTCAAGCAACGAAGATTATTATACGGACGAATCAGCTCAGGGCAAGAACTTTTTTGAGAATTTTTCCGACCTAGTCATTGGGGGCGTCCCCAACGACTACATGAAAGCGCCCTCAAGCGGATGTGCTTGAGGGCGCTTCTTGCTTGACTAGCTTTCGATATAGTCTTTGAGCTTGCTGGAGCGGCTGGGGTGGCGGAGCTTGGCAAGGGTCTTGGACTCGATCTGGCGGATACGCTCGCGCGTGACGCCAAACTCGCGGCCGACTTCCTCGAGCGTGCGGGGATGTCCGTCGACAAGGCCAAAGCGCAGCTCGATAACCTTGCGCTCACGATCGGCAAGCGAGTCGAGCACCTGGGTGAGCTGCTCCTGCAGCATGGAGAAGCTGGCGGCATCGGGCGGAACGATAGCCTGGGAGTCCTCGATGAAGTCTCCCAGCTGGGAATCCTCTTCCTCGCCGATAGGGGTCTCGAGAGACACGGGCTCCTGCGAGATCTTCTGGATCTCGCGGACGCGGTCGGCACTCATGTCCATCTCGGCACCGATCTCCTCGGGGGTCGGGTCGCGACCCAGGTCCTGGAGAAGCTGACGCTGCACGCGGACGAGCTTGTTGATGGTCTCGACCATGTGCACGGGAATACGGATGGTACGGGCCTGGTCGGCGATAGCACGCGTGATGGCCTGACGGATCCACCACGTGGCGTACGTGGAGAACTTAAAGCCCTTCTGGTAGTCGAACTTCTCGACGGCGCGGATCAAACCGAGGTTGCCCTCCTGGATCAGGTCCAGGAACAGCATGCCGCGACCGACATAGCG
Protein-coding regions in this window:
- a CDS encoding DAK2 domain-containing protein; this encodes MIAKTIRTCFPIAAAAVSDKAEEINKLNVFPVPDGDTGTNMSLTLASVTKELSALPADADMEAIAGAITHGSLMGARGNSGVITSQILRGVAEGLVSADEPITSANIAFAFRRAVKVAFQAVRKPIEGTILTVLRDVSTKADECEKKKFSAEDALDAIVVEAYQSVARTPDLLPVLKENGVVDSGAFGFAIFLENFVAAALGRSTVVEDFSATFDSAGSARDAALGRVEIEANDDWEGSEFRYCNEFLFKADAPFDEDECLKFLGSMGDCELLVGAYPDYKIHVHSNTPNLVLEHMLQLGQIYEVFIHNMEMEAHDRTAKIHEDQEKAAEPAKALGFVAVAAGSGEADILKSLGVDVIVSGGQTMNPSTADLLGAVDQVNATSVIILPNNGNIRMAAEAAASACTDKKVAVVPTKTVPQAFSALFAALPDSELEDAVAAMVDAISEVRDGEVTRAVRDSSASDGSPIHSGDVMGIIAGSIDVVGSDVKQVTLDCINRMQEEEEGDALTILAGEELSDEAFQEIVDAIEEAQPDLEIDAHRGEQPLYPVIFSIE
- a CDS encoding Asp23/Gls24 family envelope stress response protein translates to MSETINGSLSVSNDVIADIAGYAAMTCYGVVGMAEQLQGAESVRLLAGQRLRKGVLVSADENGLTVDLHVVLENGVNMKSVCHNLSSSVAFTLQEIAQIDPASLKIGIHIDALKSRLN